The proteins below are encoded in one region of Bombus vancouverensis nearcticus chromosome 8, iyBomVanc1_principal, whole genome shotgun sequence:
- the Cdc16 gene encoding cell division cycle protein 16, with protein MARQSVDADCEKMHNLLDNKNIDLDNCRKLIKSYIDLHLYSAALFWADKVVSLSNEDPKDICTLAHCMYLMKQYHRAAHLIRNRGLEKTDVMCHYLTVRSLLEAKEYNEALQVIKESEVCTNITQSGFGDRADILEDAPKNVHSSILYVKGRIYEALDNRAVATDCYKQALHCDVYSYQAFEALVQNQMLSAAEEKELLESLPFAEQCTEAEAELLRLLYESKLKKYQEPNTKQPLATCSVMGVLVTDRLLGNLDMEVTEAERLYYNCDYHKCFSLTERILKKDPYHNSCLPVHIACLVELKKTNALFYLAHKLVDLYPDMALAWFAVGCYYYSLGKSDPARRYLAKATALDRLFGPAWLAYGHSFAVENEHDQAMAAYFKASQLMKGCHLPLLYIGLECGLTNNLKLADKFFQQAQGIAPNDPFVIHEMGVISFYNLDYKTAERQFKEAMKRIQGGLKDVILPSKWEALLNNLGHTCRKMKKYGEALEYHQQALMLNPLNASTYSAVGFIHALMGNAQEAVDAFHRALGLRRDDTFTTTMLTYVMEQLIEESPPYPGAPVDIPKYEYPATEHQEADNAEPLENANNVAGSGSQDIDKLRVNLFSGWGEDSSKTEDTSDKVERNPRDVVVNYSTDISSEVEMLDSSTAHIE; from the exons atggcGCGACAGAGTGTTGATGCAGATTGCGAGAAAATGCATAATTTATTAGACAATAAGAATATTGACTTAGATAattgtagaaaattaattaaatcgtaCATTGATTTG CATCTTTATAGTGCTGCTTTATTTTGGGCAGACAAAGTTGTTTCATTAAGTAACGAAGATCCTAAAGATATATGCACCTTAGCGCATTGTATGTATCTAATGAAACAATATCATAGAGCTGCTCATCTTATTAGAAATCGTGGATTGGAAAAG ACAGATGTAATGTGTCATTATCTAACAGTAAGAAGTCTGTTAGAAGCAAAAGAATACAATGAAGCATTACAGGTTATTAAAGAATCAGAAGTATGTACAAACATAACACAGTCAGGTTTTGGAGATCGTGCAGATATATTAGAAGATGCACCAAAAAAT GTACACAGTTCAATATTGTACGTGAAAGGAAGAATATATGAAGCTTTAGATAATAGGGCAGTAGCAACTGACTGTTACAAACAAGCTCTACATTGTGATGTATATTCATATCAAGCATTTGAAGCATTAGTTCAAAATCAAATGCTTTCAGCTGCTGAAG AAAAAGAACTTCTGGAATCTCTTCCCTTTGCTGAACAATGCACAGAAGCTGAAGCAGAGCTCTTACGACTATTATATGaaagtaaattgaaaaaatatcaaGAACCAAATACAAAGCAACCACTTGCAACATGTAGTGTTATGGGAGTTCTTGTCACAGATAGATTATTAGGTAATTTGGATATGGAAGTTACAGAAGCAGAGAGATTGTATTATAATTGTGATTATCACAAATGTTTCTCTCTCACAGAAAG aatattaaaaaaagatcCATATCATAATTCATGCTTACCAGTACATATTGCCTGTTTAGTAGAACTAAAAAAAACTAATG CTTTATTCTATTTAGCACATAAATTAGTTGACTTATATCCAGACATGGCCTTAGCATGGTTTGCTGTTGGATGTTATTATTATAGTCTAG GAAAAAGTGATCCAGCACGAAGATATTTAGCAAAAGCCACAGCACTGGACAGATTATTTGGTCCTGCTTGGTTAGCTTATGGTCATTCCTTTGCAGTAGAAAATGAACATGATCAGGCAATGGCTGCTTATTTTAAGGCTTCTCAATTAATGAAAGGTTGTCACCTGCCACTTTTATATATTGGACTTGAATGCGGATTAACAAATAATCTTAAATTGGCTGACAAGTTTTTCCAACAGGCTCAAGGAATAGCTCCAAACGATCCATTTGTTATACACGAGATGGGagttatatctttttataatttagA TTACAAAACTGCTGAACGGCAGTTTAAGGAAGCCATGAAAAGAATTCAAGGTGGTCTAAAGGATGTTATTCTACCTAGTAAATGGGAGGCACTTTTAAATAACTTGGGTCATACTTgtagaaaaatgaagaaatacgGAGAGGCGTTAGAATATCATCAACag GCATTAATGTTAAATCCATTAAATGCATCAACTTATTCAGCAGTGGGTTTCATTCATGCATTAATGGGAAATGCACAAGAAGCTGTTGATGCTTTTCATAGAGCTCTTGGACTCAGGAGGGATGATACTTTCACAACAACTATGTTAACTTATGTTATGGAACAACTTATAGAAGAATCGCCCCCTTATCCTG GTGCACCAGTTGATATTCCAAAATATGAGTACCCTGCAACTGAACATCAAGAAGCAGATAATGCAGAACCTTTAGAAAATGCAAATAATGTAGCTGGGTCAGGAAGTCAAGATATTGATAAATTAAGAGTAAATTTATTTTCCGGATGGGGAGAAGATTCCAGTAAAACTGAAGATACTTCTGATAAAGTGGAACGCAATCCGCGAGACGTAGTTGTGAATTATTCCACTGACATTAGTTCCGAAGTTGAAATGTTGGATTCATCGACTGCTCATATAGAATAG